From the Bacteriovorax sp. Seq25_V genome, one window contains:
- a CDS encoding flagellar basal body rod protein FlgC, whose product MKIILFLLIFISCTQESKVTDQQVEQHCQDLNILYQKIEVISSNIANVKTTRTPEGGFYKRKIAKDCKNGFCQIVSSQESPILIYQPNHPDADKTGYVAYPNINLQEEEAQKIRWERVYSTVIEHSPVSKDFFFKDPRAKKCFDKYPNLKEALDFSEYLGRKLH is encoded by the coding sequence ATGAAAATTATCCTTTTCCTTCTTATATTTATTAGCTGCACTCAGGAATCAAAGGTCACTGATCAACAAGTTGAACAACATTGCCAAGATTTAAATATTCTTTACCAAAAAATCGAAGTTATATCATCGAATATTGCTAATGTTAAAACCACAAGAACCCCTGAAGGTGGATTCTATAAAAGGAAGATTGCAAAGGATTGTAAAAATGGCTTTTGCCAAATTGTAAGCAGCCAAGAAAGTCCTATACTAATTTATCAACCTAACCATCCTGATGCAGATAAAACGGGCTATGTTGCCTATCCAAATATAAACTTACAGGAAGAAGAAGCTCAAAAAATAAGATGGGAACGTGTATACAGTACAGTAATTGAACATAGCCCTGTCTCCAAAGATTTCTTCTTTAAAGATCCACGTGCAAAAAAATGTTTCGATAAATATCCAAATCTTAAGGAAGCATTGGATTTCTCAGAATATCTTGGTCGAAAGTTGCACTAA
- a CDS encoding DMT family transporter codes for MAGILLLSFACLIWGLGFAGTRFTFIDYSPLWSQGLRYLFAALIAIPILAYRRGFKEFKGAFFCSLFLTGAMITQTIGISMTTMAKAGFLTVFYAVFTPIISVIIFKQKLRKTFWALLALAMFGIFLMCDLKLDGFNMGDFYIVLCAIFFSGHIILTDIYAEKYDTINFNFLQCTMIGFISVVIALVFEGPVSLAPLINAKALIFPSSLYGFIILSIFSSLIAFSLQIYAQKKTPPHIVGLVFLSESIFASIFGYFFFDEKIGVKGGIGAVIILIAVALIPKFANIQKHPEQE; via the coding sequence ATGGCAGGGATTCTATTACTCTCATTTGCTTGTCTTATTTGGGGGCTTGGTTTCGCGGGGACGAGATTTACTTTCATTGACTACTCTCCTCTCTGGTCACAGGGGCTTCGCTATTTATTCGCGGCCCTAATAGCAATTCCTATCCTCGCCTATCGTCGAGGCTTCAAAGAATTTAAAGGAGCTTTCTTTTGCTCCCTTTTTCTCACTGGAGCAATGATTACTCAGACAATTGGTATCTCAATGACGACAATGGCAAAGGCCGGTTTCTTAACTGTCTTCTACGCTGTCTTCACGCCAATTATTTCAGTGATTATTTTTAAGCAAAAACTTCGTAAAACATTTTGGGCGCTACTCGCCCTTGCAATGTTTGGAATTTTTCTCATGTGTGACTTAAAACTAGATGGTTTCAACATGGGAGATTTCTATATCGTTCTTTGCGCTATTTTCTTTTCTGGACATATTATCCTCACGGATATCTACGCTGAAAAATATGACACAATAAATTTCAACTTCCTTCAATGTACGATGATTGGATTTATTTCCGTAGTAATCGCTCTTGTTTTTGAAGGGCCAGTGAGTCTTGCTCCACTTATAAATGCGAAGGCACTAATTTTTCCATCGAGTCTTTATGGATTCATTATCCTTTCAATATTCTCATCACTAATAGCATTCTCACTTCAAATCTATGCTCAAAAGAAAACTCCTCCGCACATTGTGGGACTTGTATTTTTGAGTGAGTCGATCTTTGCAAGCATTTTTGGCTATTTCTTCTTTGACGAAAAGATTGGAGTTAAAGGAGGTATTGGTGCAGTAATTATTCTTATTGCTGTGGCACTAATTCCTAAGTTTGCAAATATACAGAAGCACCCAGAACAAGAATGA
- a CDS encoding 1,4-dihydroxy-2-naphthoyl-CoA synthase translates to MVSDIFDASLWDEVEGFNFEDITYHKAKDQGTVRIAFNRPEVRNAFRPQTVDELYRALDHARMWSSVGVVLITGNGPSPKDGGWAFCSGGDQRIRGKDGYKYVDGEGTPDPAKLGRLHILEVQRLIRFMPKVVVAVVPGWAVGGGHSLHVVCDLTIASEEHAIFKQTDPDVASFDSGYGSAYLARQCGQKRAREIFFCGFNYTAQEAFEMGMINKVVPHKDLEKVSLEWAKEMNSKSPTAMRMLKFGFNLLDDGLVGQQLFAGEATRLAYGTAEAQEGRDAFLEKRDQDYSNFPWHF, encoded by the coding sequence ATGGTTTCAGATATTTTTGACGCTAGTTTATGGGATGAAGTTGAAGGGTTTAACTTTGAGGATATTACTTACCACAAGGCCAAAGACCAAGGGACAGTAAGAATTGCATTCAATAGACCAGAAGTTAGAAATGCGTTTAGACCACAAACAGTTGACGAACTTTATCGCGCCCTTGATCACGCTCGTATGTGGTCATCAGTTGGTGTTGTTCTAATCACTGGTAACGGTCCTTCTCCAAAAGATGGTGGATGGGCATTCTGTTCAGGTGGAGATCAAAGAATTAGAGGAAAAGACGGATATAAGTATGTCGATGGTGAAGGTACACCTGACCCAGCAAAACTTGGTCGCCTTCACATCTTAGAAGTTCAAAGACTCATTCGTTTTATGCCAAAAGTTGTTGTTGCCGTTGTTCCAGGTTGGGCAGTTGGTGGTGGTCACTCTCTTCATGTTGTATGTGACTTAACAATCGCTTCTGAAGAACACGCAATCTTTAAACAAACAGATCCAGATGTAGCTTCATTTGATTCTGGCTATGGTTCAGCATACCTTGCACGTCAATGTGGACAAAAGCGCGCAAGAGAAATTTTCTTCTGTGGTTTTAACTATACAGCACAAGAAGCATTTGAAATGGGAATGATCAATAAAGTTGTTCCTCATAAAGACCTTGAAAAAGTTTCCCTAGAGTGGGCAAAAGAAATGAATTCAAAATCACCAACGGCCATGAGAATGCTTAAGTTTGGATTTAACCTTCTTGATGATGGGCTTGTTGGTCAGCAATTATTTGCAGGTGAAGCAACAAGACTTGCTTATGGTACTGCAGAGGCACAAGAAGGTCGCGATGCATTCCTTGAAAAGCGCGATCAGGATTACTCTAACTTTCCTTGGCACTTCTAA
- a CDS encoding YbaK/EbsC family protein, whose amino-acid sequence MDVNKKIFSLFGENKISYDLFVHESASTCESASAKRGLDLSVGAKSILFKGKSGFCVFSIRAHLEVSSQKVRKVLGSNKLRFATHDELKEICHVVKGALPPLAGPLFGLPHYADKSLTTGDKIVFNAGILTESVVISTQDFLRLANPIICEFSDD is encoded by the coding sequence ATGGATGTAAATAAGAAAATATTCAGCTTGTTTGGGGAGAATAAGATCAGCTACGATCTCTTCGTCCACGAGAGCGCGTCTACTTGCGAGAGTGCCTCAGCCAAGCGAGGCCTAGATCTCAGTGTTGGTGCGAAGTCTATTCTATTCAAAGGGAAAAGTGGATTTTGTGTATTCTCCATTCGTGCTCATCTTGAAGTCTCATCTCAGAAGGTGAGGAAAGTTCTGGGCTCAAATAAACTTCGTTTTGCCACACACGATGAACTAAAGGAAATCTGTCATGTGGTGAAAGGGGCACTTCCTCCACTGGCGGGCCCGCTTTTTGGACTTCCTCACTATGCGGATAAGTCTTTGACCACTGGAGACAAAATCGTTTTTAATGCTGGAATCTTGACTGAGTCCGTAGTAATTTCAACGCAAGACTTTTTGCGTTTAGCAAATCCTATTATTTGTGAGTTTAGTGATGACTAA